A genomic window from Bacteroidota bacterium includes:
- a CDS encoding PP2C family serine/threonine-protein phosphatase, producing MFWKRSARPLSVHYGACSHVGQVRSENQDAYGVFPEAAPGGDPVPCVFVVADGMGGHEDGGQASRVTVEIVGRLSLSEQEKPIEVHLARAISAANERVYTLAHGGPLPKKMGTTCSVLALIGGEAWVAHVGDSRVYRVNQNGRIAQLTQDHTLVGELQREGVLTEAEAERHPQRHALVRAVGVEPGVEVDVERVDPLQAGDRFVLCSDGLARVADEEIRDIVRGEAPQAAAERLVYLANERGGHDNVTVLVVEVR from the coding sequence ATGTTCTGGAAACGATCCGCCCGTCCTCTCTCCGTCCACTACGGCGCATGCTCCCACGTCGGGCAGGTTCGTTCGGAGAACCAGGACGCCTACGGGGTCTTCCCCGAAGCGGCTCCGGGCGGCGATCCGGTCCCCTGCGTATTTGTCGTGGCCGACGGCATGGGCGGTCACGAGGACGGCGGCCAGGCTAGCCGGGTCACGGTCGAAATCGTTGGCCGTCTGTCTCTCAGTGAGCAGGAAAAGCCCATCGAGGTGCACCTCGCCCGGGCGATTAGCGCGGCCAACGAGCGAGTCTACACGCTGGCGCACGGAGGACCCCTGCCGAAGAAGATGGGCACGACCTGCAGCGTGCTCGCCCTCATCGGAGGTGAGGCCTGGGTGGCACACGTCGGCGACAGCCGGGTCTACCGGGTGAACCAGAACGGCCGCATCGCGCAGCTCACGCAGGACCACACGCTCGTCGGGGAATTGCAGCGGGAGGGCGTGCTGACCGAGGCTGAGGCCGAGCGCCACCCGCAGCGCCACGCCCTCGTCCGCGCCGTCGGGGTCGAGCCGGGCGTCGAGGTGGACGTGGAACGCGTGGACCCCCTCCAGGCAGGGGACCGGTTCGTGCTCTGCTCCGACGGCCTGGCTCGCGTGGCAGACGAAGAGATCCGCGACATCGTTCGCGGGGAAGCACCGCAGGCAGCGGCAGAGCGTCTGGTCTACCTCGCAAACGAGCGCGGCGGGCACGACAACGTGACCGTCCTCGTCGTCGAAGTGCGCTAG
- a CDS encoding FHA domain-containing protein has product MPSSYPPPNDAERPAVRVRIEGTSIPNAERTFTERFSIGRGMQATLLVDSGRVSRVHVEVAREDGRWVLRDAESTNGTYHNGARIERVELGAETTVRLGKEGPFVYLSVDAAPKPVLPEPEAAPPAFAERVTKRARQRERPPEPATDWSPSDEASGPTPTESARTEPGYAAEMSEPPDASADPGSVSQVIRSYFEEEGAGEPAGERTMMIRQAFQEVQQQQQLAYGKVVAGVAVLLLCALGFAIWQQTRLEHLSGLAETLFYEMKEQDLRTAQTLSAVEVEGNEELAVLLEEQAEAGRRMARRYAGYVEEHGLYRALSDEEKEIYRVARIFNESEFAIPAGFIRAVREYIGYWQSTRRFETAVRRAENNGYTPVIVDAFQRHGLPPEFFYLAMQESDFVAERVGPWTRFGHAKGMWQFIPSTGQAYGLATGPREDLGVYDPQDERHDFERSTEAAARYLADIYTELAQASGLLAMASYNWGEHRVVPKLNRLQAGAQQDFFAGLGETPQQRSYWRFLNQYEERMPEETKNYVLYIFSAAVIGQNPRLFGFDFDNPLQRYIEQASPLARAPLTRP; this is encoded by the coding sequence GTGCCGTCCTCCTACCCGCCGCCAAACGACGCCGAGCGGCCCGCAGTCCGGGTCCGCATCGAGGGCACGTCCATCCCCAACGCGGAGCGGACCTTCACGGAGCGCTTCAGCATCGGGCGCGGCATGCAGGCAACGCTGCTCGTCGACTCGGGACGGGTGAGCCGGGTGCACGTCGAGGTAGCCCGAGAGGACGGGCGATGGGTGCTGCGCGACGCCGAGAGCACGAACGGAACGTACCACAACGGAGCGCGGATCGAGCGAGTCGAACTCGGTGCCGAGACGACGGTGCGCCTCGGGAAGGAAGGGCCGTTCGTCTATCTGTCGGTAGACGCCGCACCGAAGCCAGTGCTGCCCGAGCCCGAAGCAGCCCCGCCCGCGTTTGCTGAGAGGGTTACGAAGCGGGCGCGGCAGCGGGAGCGACCGCCCGAACCAGCCACCGACTGGTCACCGAGCGACGAGGCGTCGGGGCCGACCCCAACCGAATCGGCTCGGACAGAGCCAGGCTACGCAGCCGAGATGAGCGAGCCCCCTGACGCCTCGGCCGATCCGGGGTCCGTCAGCCAGGTCATCCGGAGCTACTTCGAGGAGGAGGGCGCGGGCGAGCCGGCGGGCGAGCGGACGATGATGATCCGCCAGGCGTTCCAAGAGGTGCAGCAGCAGCAGCAACTGGCCTACGGCAAGGTGGTCGCCGGAGTCGCCGTGCTCCTGCTCTGCGCGCTCGGCTTCGCGATCTGGCAGCAGACCCGGCTGGAGCACCTGTCCGGCCTGGCCGAGACCCTCTTCTACGAGATGAAAGAACAGGATCTCCGCACTGCGCAGACGCTCAGCGCCGTTGAGGTGGAGGGGAACGAGGAGCTAGCTGTGCTTCTGGAGGAGCAGGCGGAGGCTGGACGCCGCATGGCGCGCCGCTACGCGGGCTACGTCGAAGAGCACGGCCTCTACCGGGCGCTCTCGGACGAAGAGAAAGAGATCTACCGGGTAGCGCGCATCTTCAACGAGAGCGAGTTTGCGATCCCCGCCGGCTTCATCCGGGCCGTCAGGGAGTACATCGGCTACTGGCAGAGCACGAGGCGCTTCGAGACGGCCGTGCGGCGCGCCGAGAACAACGGCTACACGCCGGTCATCGTCGATGCCTTTCAGCGGCACGGACTCCCGCCCGAGTTCTTCTACCTCGCCATGCAGGAGAGTGATTTTGTCGCCGAACGAGTCGGGCCCTGGACGCGGTTCGGGCATGCCAAGGGCATGTGGCAGTTCATCCCGTCCACGGGGCAGGCCTACGGCCTCGCCACCGGCCCGCGCGAAGACCTCGGCGTCTACGACCCGCAGGACGAGCGGCACGACTTCGAGAGGTCGACCGAGGCGGCGGCGCGGTACCTCGCCGACATCTACACAGAACTGGCCCAGGCCTCGGGCCTGCTCGCGATGGCGTCCTACAACTGGGGCGAGCACCGCGTCGTCCCCAAGCTGAACCGGCTGCAGGCGGGGGCGCAGCAGGACTTCTTCGCGGGGCTCGGCGAGACCCCGCAGCAGCGGAGCTACTGGCGCTTCCTGAACCAGTACGAGGAGCGGATGCCGGAGGAGACGAAGAACTACGTGCTCTACATCTTCTCCGCGGCCGTGATCGGCCAGAACCCGCGCCTCTTCGGCTTCGACTTCGACAACCCGTTGCAGCGCTACATCGAGCAGGCTTCGCCCCTCGCGCGCGCGCCGCTCACCCGCCCCTGA
- a CDS encoding type VI secretion system contractile sheath large subunit, whose translation MSDAHKNIGIRITSDTTSITQPESELRQREVPMPLRLLLVADLAPEVKRNWRGESLVRSVDANGFAKLMAEWQPTLRLGVPNHLSSEPKALELSLRFTSLKDFTPGGLARQVPALARLLAIRTEVYGVRTKGTDRETFRARLAEAGVDEASADGLYAQLTVAPPTPAPPKPKNTGEDAALDRLMGMVDAGADGAEEPKSIGDAIAGAVSGDEPRVAASAADTILADFDRKLGGQLRAILEHPGLRRLEAAWRGLKFLADRLPLRDGVHLDVLPAGRDDLSEALYEQVLLPEHSADDGRAPLSAVLLGFAFGNSQADVALLDDLAGTGASLQVPIIASVDPGFFGLGAPEAEEAIPLVSHLVEGPDYIHWNKLREKDEARFVALAFPPLLLRAPYGPDNPSKEVPLDEEGFLWGGGALAVGVAMGASFAGTGWPTHLAGQQIGNLPIRPTKRGQTPLARLLPEAKAAELAEAGFAVLAGHANGDTVRLVHAPNLSKPQRFDDLDKAAQAAAHATLACGLFATRAGHRLLQLPGELDPADTLEAKQDAVAQKLQTFLGAPGAEVPADAVTVEPVPDAEIDGHDLLAVRLQPPRHVLYHPVHLAVGLPVPRA comes from the coding sequence ATGAGTGACGCGCACAAGAACATCGGGATCCGCATCACGTCGGACACGACCTCTATCACGCAACCTGAGTCCGAGTTGCGGCAGCGCGAAGTGCCGATGCCGCTCCGGCTGTTGCTCGTGGCCGATCTCGCGCCGGAGGTAAAACGCAACTGGCGCGGCGAGTCGCTGGTCCGGTCCGTAGACGCGAACGGCTTCGCTAAGCTCATGGCCGAGTGGCAGCCCACGCTCCGGCTCGGCGTGCCCAACCACCTCAGCTCGGAGCCGAAGGCGCTAGAACTATCCCTCCGGTTTACGTCGCTGAAGGATTTTACGCCGGGCGGCCTCGCGCGCCAGGTGCCGGCGCTCGCCCGGCTGCTCGCGATCCGCACCGAGGTCTACGGCGTTCGCACGAAAGGGACCGACCGGGAGACGTTCCGCGCCCGCCTCGCCGAAGCCGGGGTGGATGAAGCCTCGGCAGACGGGCTGTACGCCCAGCTCACGGTCGCGCCGCCCACCCCCGCACCACCCAAACCGAAAAACACTGGCGAGGACGCCGCGCTCGACCGGCTGATGGGAATGGTGGACGCGGGCGCCGACGGCGCAGAGGAGCCGAAGAGCATCGGCGATGCGATAGCGGGTGCCGTCTCGGGCGACGAGCCGCGCGTTGCGGCCTCCGCCGCCGACACTATCCTCGCCGACTTTGACCGCAAGCTCGGCGGCCAACTCCGAGCGATCCTTGAGCACCCGGGCCTCCGGCGGCTCGAAGCCGCGTGGCGCGGGCTGAAGTTTCTCGCGGACCGCCTGCCGCTGCGCGACGGGGTCCACCTCGACGTGCTGCCGGCCGGGCGCGACGACCTGAGCGAGGCGCTCTACGAGCAGGTGCTCCTGCCCGAGCACAGCGCAGACGACGGGCGGGCTCCGCTCTCGGCCGTCCTGCTCGGCTTCGCGTTCGGCAACAGCCAGGCCGACGTGGCTCTGCTCGATGACCTTGCCGGGACCGGAGCGAGCCTCCAAGTCCCCATCATCGCCTCGGTCGACCCCGGCTTCTTCGGACTCGGCGCGCCGGAAGCGGAGGAAGCCATCCCGCTCGTATCTCACCTTGTGGAGGGGCCGGACTACATCCACTGGAACAAGCTGCGTGAGAAGGACGAGGCGCGGTTTGTCGCGCTGGCGTTCCCGCCGCTTCTGCTGCGGGCCCCTTACGGTCCGGACAACCCGTCGAAGGAGGTGCCGCTCGATGAAGAGGGGTTCTTGTGGGGCGGCGGGGCCCTCGCGGTCGGGGTGGCGATGGGGGCGTCCTTTGCCGGGACCGGATGGCCGACCCACCTCGCAGGGCAGCAGATCGGCAACCTGCCGATCCGACCGACGAAGCGCGGGCAGACCCCGCTGGCGAGGCTCCTGCCCGAGGCGAAGGCGGCAGAACTTGCGGAGGCCGGGTTTGCCGTCCTCGCCGGCCACGCCAACGGGGACACGGTGCGCCTCGTGCATGCTCCGAACCTCTCGAAGCCGCAACGCTTCGACGACCTGGATAAAGCGGCGCAGGCGGCAGCTCACGCCACGCTGGCCTGCGGCCTTTTCGCTACCCGCGCCGGGCACCGCCTACTCCAGCTTCCGGGCGAGCTCGACCCAGCGGACACGCTGGAGGCGAAGCAGGACGCCGTCGCCCAGAAGCTCCAGACCTTCCTCGGTGCACCCGGAGCGGAGGTGCCGGCCGACGCCGTCACCGTTGAGCCGGTGCCGGACGCAGAGATCGACGGGCACGATTTGCTCGCGGTGCGTTTGCAGCCTCCGCGCCACGTCCTGTATCATCCGGTCCACCTCGCGGTTGGGCTCCCCGTGCCGCGTGCGTGA
- a CDS encoding DUF1629 domain-containing protein, with protein sequence MEDLYYITIQKEPTAAVLDALVNIPRPYRLSKDLSLAAEFPEDTYFPMLPNYGMELRDFVNNQSGALVISERVRTFLEIQEDLSNVEFLPVAVLDHKGRPVDEQFYVAHILEHQNCLDGEASGGEVWPFKPDVFASVERLVLKEGCLDPGVILFRLDRYPYPVLVRQSLAERIKAQGFTGIEFNELDGFRHIAIL encoded by the coding sequence ATGGAAGACCTGTACTACATCACGATCCAGAAAGAGCCGACCGCGGCAGTGCTTGACGCCCTGGTAAACATCCCGCGTCCTTACAGACTTAGTAAGGACCTCTCGCTCGCTGCAGAATTTCCCGAGGACACCTATTTCCCCATGCTCCCGAACTATGGCATGGAGCTCCGCGATTTCGTTAATAATCAGAGTGGTGCGCTTGTCATCTCAGAGCGTGTCAGAACGTTCCTAGAGATACAGGAGGATTTAAGCAACGTAGAGTTCCTTCCAGTCGCGGTGCTCGATCATAAAGGACGGCCCGTGGACGAGCAGTTCTATGTCGCACACATCCTAGAGCACCAGAACTGCCTGGATGGTGAGGCCAGCGGCGGAGAAGTCTGGCCGTTTAAGCCGGACGTGTTTGCATCAGTCGAGCGCCTTGTACTCAAAGAGGGATGCCTCGATCCTGGTGTGATTTTGTTCCGTCTGGACAGATACCCATACCCTGTCCTGGTTAGGCAGAGCTTAGCTGAACGGATCAAGGCTCAGGGGTTCACTGGAATTGAGTTCAACGAGTTGGATGGTTTTAGACACATCGCGATCCTCTGA
- a CDS encoding beta-ketoacyl synthase N-terminal-like domain-containing protein produces the protein MLRLAELDVDTEHQALIFEDQTGLATMLLRAASWLAAGQIEQCIVGGIASHLEPYLLEALLGLSMIKTPAQANGFLPGEGAAFLLVEPYSGQTDTLGTINVTGLDAEPEDRFTGDQPRGEALARVTDAVLRTSGFIPDIIVGDLNGEVWRAADWGYALSRLYAEHDAALDRPVWYPAASFGDTGAAAGLIGVALTLHLFQRVARIERAFLHLASSSGARAALALSAARN, from the coding sequence ATGCTACGTCTTGCCGAACTGGACGTGGATACCGAGCACCAAGCCCTGATCTTTGAGGATCAGACTGGATTGGCAACGATGCTGCTGCGAGCCGCAAGCTGGCTCGCTGCTGGGCAGATTGAGCAGTGCATAGTTGGTGGCATTGCCAGTCACCTCGAGCCGTACCTGCTGGAGGCGCTGCTCGGCCTCTCCATGATAAAAACACCCGCCCAGGCCAACGGCTTTCTGCCCGGCGAAGGTGCTGCATTTCTGCTCGTCGAACCGTACTCAGGACAGACAGACACGCTCGGAACGATCAATGTTACGGGTCTCGACGCTGAGCCCGAGGACCGCTTTACCGGTGATCAGCCGCGCGGAGAAGCTCTGGCCCGAGTTACCGATGCTGTCCTCCGCACGTCGGGGTTTATCCCAGACATTATCGTCGGGGACCTGAACGGCGAGGTATGGCGCGCCGCAGACTGGGGTTACGCGCTGTCACGTCTCTACGCCGAACATGACGCTGCTCTCGATCGCCCGGTCTGGTATCCGGCAGCTTCATTTGGGGACACCGGAGCAGCAGCGGGACTGATCGGAGTGGCTCTGACGCTGCACCTGTTCCAGCGGGTCGCGAGGATCGAGCGGGCTTTTCTCCACCTTGCTTCTAGCAGCGGTGCCCGAGCAGCGCTGGCCCTAAGTGCCGCGCGCAACTGA
- a CDS encoding DUF4150 domain-containing protein, producing MGVTVGVNQLSVVHKGSGGVTIAFPDVCKTPAPPAPPVPIPYPNIARSADTAKGSKKVKCDGNPICLKDSNFKTSTGDEPGTLKGIISNKTKGKAEFVSFSFDVKVEGKNVARALDLMLHNDKNTPPFPLIQPPIISIPGNEKPVCLICDQPF from the coding sequence ATGGGAGTCACTGTAGGCGTCAACCAACTCTCCGTTGTCCACAAAGGCAGCGGCGGCGTCACCATCGCGTTTCCCGACGTGTGCAAGACGCCCGCGCCGCCTGCCCCGCCGGTCCCGATTCCCTATCCCAACATCGCTCGGTCTGCCGACACTGCGAAGGGAAGCAAGAAGGTGAAGTGCGACGGCAACCCGATCTGTCTCAAAGACTCCAACTTCAAGACCAGTACGGGCGACGAGCCGGGGACGCTAAAAGGCATCATCTCCAACAAGACAAAAGGTAAGGCTGAGTTTGTCAGCTTCAGCTTCGACGTGAAGGTGGAGGGGAAGAACGTCGCCCGAGCCCTCGACCTGATGTTGCACAACGACAAAAACACGCCGCCTTTTCCACTCATTCAGCCACCGATCATTAGCATCCCGGGCAACGAGAAGCCGGTGTGTCTGATCTGCGACCAACCATTCTGA
- a CDS encoding DUF2169 domain-containing protein: MATEGLVNESPFAAQELFLADEDGRDLLAVVVKATYAIRPGEPLALAEEQVAVDLAGTYYGDPAESSMRFEPEVAFAKPSTDVVLVGHAYPDRAGARQVDVGFQVGPVQKTIRVFGDRHWTSTLGFYKISEPQPFERVPLVWERAFGGWDRTAPDERQHRVEQRNPVGVGYRKKVQVAFVEQTALPNLEDPRKLITAPGDTPPPAGVGFIGPHWSPRLGYAGTYDETWQQTRMPLLPIDFDRRFFNAAPPGQITGRYLQGNESVVIANAASVPWLSFSLPTEPPPHVTVVRHRAADRPLEPHLDTVILDTDAMQVLLLWRAHLLIPAGPHAVTAIHVEPHAQSVHAAPDTALIPAA, translated from the coding sequence ATGGCAACCGAAGGCCTCGTCAACGAATCTCCCTTCGCAGCGCAGGAACTATTCCTCGCTGACGAAGACGGGCGCGACCTCCTCGCGGTGGTCGTGAAAGCGACGTACGCTATCCGGCCGGGCGAGCCGCTCGCGCTTGCCGAGGAGCAAGTCGCGGTTGACCTCGCAGGCACCTACTACGGCGATCCTGCCGAGTCCAGCATGCGGTTCGAGCCGGAGGTCGCTTTCGCCAAGCCAAGCACTGATGTGGTCCTTGTCGGGCACGCCTACCCTGACCGAGCCGGCGCGCGGCAGGTCGACGTTGGTTTTCAGGTCGGTCCGGTGCAGAAGACCATCCGCGTCTTCGGCGACCGGCACTGGACCTCGACGCTGGGATTCTACAAGATCAGCGAGCCGCAGCCGTTCGAGCGCGTCCCGCTGGTCTGGGAGCGCGCCTTCGGGGGGTGGGACCGTACCGCTCCCGACGAGCGCCAGCACCGCGTCGAGCAGCGGAATCCTGTCGGGGTCGGCTACCGGAAGAAGGTGCAGGTGGCCTTCGTCGAGCAGACCGCGTTGCCGAATCTGGAAGACCCACGCAAGCTCATCACGGCTCCCGGCGATACCCCGCCGCCCGCCGGCGTCGGGTTCATCGGCCCGCACTGGAGCCCTCGGCTCGGCTATGCCGGTACCTACGACGAGACGTGGCAGCAGACGCGGATGCCCCTTTTGCCCATAGACTTCGACCGGCGCTTTTTCAACGCGGCACCTCCCGGCCAGATTACCGGCAGGTATCTTCAAGGAAATGAGTCGGTCGTGATTGCCAACGCGGCATCCGTGCCGTGGCTCTCGTTCAGCCTGCCCACCGAGCCGCCGCCGCACGTAACTGTCGTGCGGCACCGAGCCGCCGACAGACCGCTGGAGCCGCATCTCGACACCGTCATCCTCGACACTGACGCGATGCAGGTGCTTCTGCTGTGGCGAGCGCACCTGCTCATTCCTGCCGGCCCCCACGCCGTCACGGCGATCCACGTCGAGCCGCACGCGCAGTCCGTACACGCCGCGCCCGACACTGCCCTCATTCCTGCTGCCTAA
- a CDS encoding DUF6484 domain-containing protein: MPSEHTPQVTGPELLDAPPPSAGGVCIGTLVSAEPGAGLRVVYPGHGWDPVAARSTVAVTPSAVGQQVVLAFEQSDPQRPVVLGVLQTAPVHEPPPQAPVPQEHAAVLPAGANRQVRVDGRTVCIEAERELVLQCGKSSILLRASGEVVVKGLKIVSRARRTNKIKGGNVLIN, translated from the coding sequence ATGCCCTCGGAACACACTCCTCAAGTCACCGGGCCGGAGTTGCTCGACGCGCCACCTCCCAGTGCAGGAGGCGTGTGCATAGGCACGCTCGTCAGCGCCGAGCCGGGCGCGGGGCTGCGCGTGGTCTATCCAGGCCACGGATGGGATCCCGTCGCTGCCCGCTCGACCGTCGCCGTGACGCCGAGCGCGGTTGGACAACAGGTCGTGCTCGCCTTCGAACAGAGTGACCCGCAGCGCCCCGTCGTGCTAGGCGTGCTGCAGACGGCGCCGGTTCATGAGCCGCCGCCACAAGCACCGGTGCCTCAAGAACACGCTGCCGTGCTTCCGGCTGGCGCGAACCGGCAGGTCCGGGTAGATGGTCGGACGGTCTGCATCGAAGCCGAGCGCGAACTCGTCCTGCAGTGCGGTAAGAGCAGCATTCTCCTCCGCGCTAGCGGCGAGGTGGTCGTCAAAGGACTGAAGATCGTCAGCCGGGCACGTCGGACGAACAAGATCAAGGGCGGCAACGTGCTCATCAACTGA